One Nicotiana tomentosiformis chromosome 1, ASM39032v3, whole genome shotgun sequence genomic window, TACTAAGAATTTGACATTTTTCTCCCATgttgacccatctttcttcttcttcttctccggcGAACCTTCTGGCCAATTATCCGGTGACTCCATCAACCTTCGACCTATACTCTCCGGTGTCCTTGCCATGTCATCATACTCGTGTCCACCCTCCGTGGCATCCATGTCAGCACCTATAATCTTCACTTGCATGGCAGCCAACACGGACTTTACTGCCACGTCAGCATCCCTTCTATTTCTCAACAAGATCTCTCCAATATGAGCTGGCGTGAGGGTCCCACCTGACCTTATGCAGCTCTCCACCACGTCAAACAAAGCGTGCGAGTCCAACCCTAAGTAGTTCTTGACCAAGACCTTGAAGGCATGCATCCCGCACGTGCCAAGGCTAACATGCATGTCCATTCGCCCACATCTAACTAACGCCGGGTCTACATTGTCCTTATGGTTTGTAGTGAAAACTATTACCTTCTCTTCTCCACAACATGACCATAGTCCATCGGTGAAATTCAACAAGCCCGATAATGTCACCCGTCCGTTATTTTCTGCATTATCGCCTATGACATGCCGGTTCTTCTTGTGCATGGAATGGTTATTTCTTGTTTTTGTCATCCTATCGCCCGTTAAGTTAATAGAACAATCGATATCCTCAATGACAATGATGGACCTATTTGTTGTTTGTATGAGTAAAGCTCTTAGTTCAGAATTATCTGAGACTTTGCTAAGCTCGAGATCATACACGTCGTAGCAAAGAAAGTTCGCCATGGCTGCAATGAGGCTCGATTTTCCTGACCCCGGAGGTCCATATAGCAAGTAGCCACGCTTCCATGCACGTCCAATTTTGTGGTAGAACTCTTTTCCTTCTGAAAATGCAGTTAGGTCGTCCATGAGTTGTGTCTTTAGCTCCGGCTCGAGGGCGAGTGTTTCGAACGTGGAAGGGTGGCGGAAAGGAACAGAGGACCAGCCAGATTCATACGAACCATGTCCGTTGTTCGTGAAGAGTCTCCTTTCACGAGAAACCCTCTCGAACTCCTCTGCTCGAGCAGTTACATGCTCGAGGTAAGGTGTGAGGAGCTCGAGGCGTTGGCGTTTGGGAAGTTTGAGGGTGAAGCTACGCTTTTCTTCGACGGAGTCTTGA contains:
- the LOC104109568 gene encoding AAA-ATPase At4g25835-like, translated to MEILSQIWSFLGLLTVLQNVLPTQLLSVLHSCYESIQDFFSPYSYFEIPEFNGYCGVDVNDLYRHVNLYLNSINSSSTCPRLTLSRSKSSKSISYTLAPNHTVNDTFRGHHLSWTHQVDNVQDSVEEKRSFTLKLPKRQRLELLTPYLEHVTARAEEFERVSRERRLFTNNGHGSYESGWSSVPFRHPSTFETLALEPELKTQLMDDLTAFSEGKEFYHKIGRAWKRGYLLYGPPGSGKSSLIAAMANFLCYDVYDLELSKVSDNSELRALLIQTTNRSIIVIEDIDCSINLTGDRMTKTRNNHSMHKKNRHVIGDNAENNGRVTLSGLLNFTDGLWSCCGEEKVIVFTTNHKDNVDPALVRCGRMDMHVSLGTCGMHAFKVLVKNYLGLDSHALFDVVESCIRSGGTLTPAHIGEILLRNRRDADVAVKSVLAAMQVKIIGADMDATEGGHEYDDMARTPESIGRRLMESPDNWPEGSPEKKKKKDGSTWEKNVKFLVRLRSLTKSDSGRRGV